The Streptomyces sp. NBC_00335 DNA window CTTGACTGTGAGACCGACGGGTCGAGCAGGGACGAAAGTCGGGACTAGTGATCCGGCGGTGGCTTGTGGAAGCGCCGTCGCTCAACGGATAAAAGGTACCCCGGGGATAACAGGCTGATCTTCCCCAAGAGTCCATATCGACGGGATGGTTTGGCACCTCGATGTCGGCTCGTCGCATCCTGGGGCTGGAGTCGGTCCCAAGGGTTGGGCTGTTCGCCCATTAAAGCGGTACGCGAGCTGGGTTTAGAACGTCGTGAGACAGTTCGGTCCCTATCCGCTGTGCGCGTAGGAATATTGAGAAGGGCTGTCCCTAGTACGAGAGGACCGGGACGGACGAACCTCTGGTGTGCCAGTTGTCCTGCCAAGGGCATGGCTGGTTGGCTACGTTCGGGAGGGATAACCGCTGAAAGCATCTAAGCGGGAAGCCTGCTTCAAGATGAGTATTCCCACCTCCTTGAGAGGGTAAGGCTCCCAGTAGACGACTGGGTTGATAGGCCAGATGTGGAAGCCCGGTAACGGGTGGAGCTGACTGGTACTAATAGGCCGAGGGCTTGTCCTCAGTTGCTCGCGTCCACTGTGTTAGTTCTGAAGTAACGAACTGTGTCATATCCGGTTTGGTTAACTTCATAGTGTTTCGGTGGTCATAGCGTTAGGGAAACGCCCGGTTTACATTCCGAACCCGGAAGCTAAGCCTTTCAGCGCCGATGGTACTGCAGGGGGGACCCTGTGGGAGAGTAGGACGCCGCCGAACAATCATTGTAGAAAGCCCCGTACCGGGTAACCGGTACGGGGCTTTTCTGCGTTTACGGACCCTTTTCGGGGCCGGGTCCATTTGGGTGATGGGGCCTACCAGTCGGCGGGGTAGCTCTTGAGGCTGCTCGTGTCGAGTGTCCAGCGGCCGGCGACGACGGTGTCCCCGAAGGCGTACGGGACCGTCTTGCGGTAGCGGATGCCGTCGGGACCCCCCGAGGGATCACTGTGCACTGTGGCGGCCTTCTTGTCCTTGCGGGGGTCCACCACGACGTAGAGCGGGACGCCCATCTTCGGGTAGTCGTGGAGCTTGTCGCGGATGTCGGTGAGGGAATTCGTACGTGAGACGACCTCCACCACCATCAGGACATCGCGCGAGTTGACCACCCTCGCCGTGTCATCGGTGTCTTCCTCGGCGATGACCATGAGGTCGGGCACTTTGGTCAGGCCTGTCACCGGATCGCCCATGTTCGTGTCGCTGAGAGCCATGACCTCGGGCGTCTGTGCCTCGATCTGACGGCGTAGCCGCACCACGTTCAGCCCGTGGGGAGCCGTGGGGCTCATCATCGTGAGGGAGATCTGACCGTCGGTGGTCTGCACCTTCCACTGGTCTTCCTGGTGCTCGGCCAGCTCCGAGAGTTGCTCCGCGAAGTCGTGCATGCGGCGCAGCTGCTCCGGGGTGAGGTCGGCCATGGTGTCCTCCTGGTGGGTGCCGCGCCCAGCGTATCCAGATCAGGACGGAACGTCTCCGTGGCGGGACGGCTGGGTCAGAGGCGGCCGGCGGCCTTCAGAGCCAGGTAGGCGTCGGCCAAGGCGGGGGCCAGGGTGTCCGGGGTGGCGTCGACCACGTGGACGCCGTGGCGGGTGAGCTGTTCCGCCGTGCGGCGGCGGGCCGACTGGGACTGGGTGCCCGCCGCGGCCTCGTAGACGGCTTCCACCGTGCCGCGGGACTGCGTCATTTCCGCCACGTGGGGGTCCGAGACCGAGGCCAGCAGGACCGTGTGGCGCTGGGTGAGGCGGGGGAGCAGCGGGAGCAGGCCTTCCTCGACGGGGGCCGCGTCCAGGCTGGTCAGGAGGACCACCAGGGAGCGCCGGGGGGCGCTGCGCAGGATGGTGGAGACCAGGGTGCGGGAGTCCGTCTCGACCAGTTCCGGTTCGAGGGTGGCCATCGCGTTCACGAAGGCGGGGAGGGTGTCGGCCGCCGAGCGGGCCTGGACCTGGGCGCGGGGGCGGCGGTCGTGGGCCAGGAGGTCCACGCGGTCGCCCGCGCGGGTGGCCAGGGCGGTGAGGAGCAGGGCCGCGTCCATCGCCGAGTCGAGGCGCGGGGCGTCGCCGACGCGGCCGGCCGCGGTGCGGCCGGTGTCGAGGCAGATCAGGATGTGGCGGTCGCGTTCCGGGCGCCAGGTGCGGACGGCGACCTTGTTCTGGCGGGCGGTGGCCCGCCAGTCGATGGAACGGGTGTCGTCGCCGGGTACGTAGTCGCGCAGGCTGTCGAACTCCGTGCCCTCACCGCGCGTCAGAACGCTGGTGCGGCCGTCGAGTTCGCGCAGGCGGGCCAGGCGGGAGGGGAGGTGCTTGCGGCTCGCGAAGGGCGGCAGGACGCGGACCGTCCACGGGACGGTGTGGTGGCCCTGGCGGGCCAGCAGGCCGAGCGGGCCGTACGAGCGGATCGTGACGCGGGCCGCCTGGCGATCGCCTCGGCGGGTGGGTCGCAGTCGGGTGGTGAGGCGGCGGCGTTCGCCGGGGGGAACGGCCAACGTATGGCGGGAACCGGCGACTTCGGTCCCGGGGACCCAGCTGCTCGGGGGCCAGGCGTCGCGGATCCGGGCGCGGAGCGTACGGGGGGAGGGGTTCGTGATCGTGAGGTGGACGTCTGCGGATTCGCCGAGGCGCACGGACGTGTCGCCGGAGCGGGCGAGTTGGAGCGAGCGGACCGGGGCCGCGAGGGCGTAGTCGACCGCGCAGGCCAGGGCGATGGGGGCGTTGACCGCCAGCATCCCCGTCCAGCTCGGTCCGAGGAAGCCGACGGGGATGCTGCCGAGGGCCGCGAGCAGTGCGGCGCGTCCGGTGAAGGCCATCAGCGCGGGACGGGGACGTGGGTGAGGATCGCGGTGATGACCGCGTCGGCCGTGACGCCCTCCATCTCGGCCTCGGGGCGCAGTTGGACGCGGTGGCGCAGGGTCGGCAGGGCGAGGGCCTTCACGTCGTCGGGGGTGACGTAGTCGCGGCCCACGAGCCAGGCCCAGGCGCGGGCCGTGGCCAGCAGCGCGGTGGCGCCGCGCGGGGAGACGCCGAGGGTGAGGGAGGGGGATTCGCGGGTGGCGCGGCAGATGTCGACGACGTACGCGGCGATCTCCGGGGAGACGCTGGTGGCCTCGACGGCCTTGCGGGCGGCGTCCAGTTCGGCGGGGCCGGCGACCGGGCGGATGCCGGCGGAGTGCAGGTCGCGGGGGTTGAAGCCGGCCGCGTGGCGGGTCAGTACGCCGATCTCGTCCTCGCGGGAGGGGAGGGGCACGGTGAGCTTCAGGAGGAAGCGGTCGAGCTGGGCCTCGGGCAGGGGGTACGTGCCCTCGTACTCGACCGGGTTCATGGTGGCGGCGACGAGGAACGGCTCCGGGAGCTTGCGGGGGGTGCCGTCGACGGTGACCTGGCGCTCCTCCATCGCTTCGAGGAGGGAGGACTGGGTCTTGGGGGGCGTGCGGTTGATCTCGTCGGCGAGGAGCAGGTTGGTGAAGACCGGGCCGTTCTGGAACGAGAACTCCGCGGTGCGGGCGTCGTAGACGAGGGAGCCGGTGACGTCGCTCGGCATCAGGTCGGGGGTGAACTGGACCCGCTTGGTGTCGAGTTCGAGGGAGGCGGCCAGCGCCCGCACGAGGAGGGTCTTCGCGACGCCGGGGACGCCTTCGAGCAGGACGTGGCCGCGGCAGAGGAGGGCTACGACGAGACCGGTGACGGCGGAGTCCTGGCCGACCACGGCCTTTCCGATCTCGGTGCGGAGCGCCTCCAGGGCGGAGCGGGCGCTGTCCGTGGTGGCCGTCATGAGGTGCGGACCTCCCTTTCGAGGGCGTCGAGGTGGTCGGCGAGCGCGATGAGCGCCGCGTCGGTGGTGGGGGCGGTGCCGAAGAGCAGGCCGTCCGGGTCCTGCGGGGGCCCGGCCGTGAGGCGGGCCGCGACCGCGGGGACCAGGGAGGCGGGGTCGTGGGCCTGGGTGGCCGGTACGCCGACCAGCGCGGCCAGGCGTTCGCGGGCGGCGGCGCGCAGCACGGTGGCGGCGCGGTCGCGGGCGCCGGCCTTGCGGTACAGGCGGGCGCGGCCCTCGGTGGCCTCGGAGGCGCGGACGAGGACGGGCAGGCGTTCGGTGACGAGCGGGCCGAGGCGGCGGGCGCGCCAGAGGGCGGCGACGGCGGCCGCGAGGAAGAGCTGGAGCAGGGCCCAGCTCCAGCCGGCGGGGATCAGGTCGAGGAAGCTCTGCTCCTCGCCGGTGCCGGCGGCGCTGTCGGGGTCGCTGTCGGCCGGGGACGGCATGTACCAGACGAGGTTCGGGCGGGTGCCGAGGAGCTGGAGCGCGAGGGAGGCGTTGCCCTCCTTGGCGAGGGTCTTGTTGAGGAGCACGGCCTCCGAGCCGAGGAGGACGGTGTCGCCTCCGCGGATGCCGGTGGGGAGCACGAGGAGCGTGGGGTGGCCCGAGCGGGGGTAGCAGCCGGTGGCTCCGGGGGTGGCGGTGGTGTACCGGTAGCCGCCGCCTGTCGCGGCGCGGCCCGCGGCCGTGGCGGCGGGGAGGGGGCAGGTGCTGCCCGGGTCGAGGTGGGTGTCCGGGGCCGGGGAGCCGTCGTCGTGGGTGTGCGTGCCGGGGGCCAGGGCCGGGAGGCTGAGCGCGCTCGGGGCGAGCAGGACGGTCCGTCCGCCGGAGAGGTCGATCGCGGAACGGATGTCGCGGAGCTGGGGTTCGCCCAGCCGGTCCGGGTCGGTGACCAGCAGGGTGGTGTCGGGGCCGGCGGCGTCCGAGGCGGCCTCGGCGGAGGTGACGACCCGGGTGGTGACCCCGCGGGCCTTGAGCAGCTCGGCGACGGCCTGGCTGCCGTAGGGGTCGGGGGAGCGGGGGTCGAGGTAGCCGTGCCGGGTGCCGGAGTTCAGGGCGGCGAGGGCGAGCCCGCCGACGAGGAGCACCGTCAGCGCGAGGAGGAAGCCGCGGGAGCGGGCCCACAGGTCTCGGGGCGTTGTGCCTGCGGCGGCTGTACGGGGCGGGGTGGCGGGCCCGCCGGAGCGGGTGGACGCGGCTGCGGCGGACGCCCCGGCGGGGGGTGCGTCGGGCCCCGTGGCGGCAGCTTCGGCGGACGGCCCGTCGGAGACCGCGGCGTGGGTCCCGCCGAGCCGTGGGGCCGAGGCGGCCCCGGTGGGGTGGGGCCTGCCGCCGGCCGTCGCGTGGACGGGGGGCGCGAAGGGCCCGCCTGCGCCCTGGTGGGCCGGGCCGGGGGATGCGCCCGCGGTGAGCGGCGCGGGTGCGCCCGGGGCGTTCGGGTCCGCGGCGTTCGGGTCCGGGGTGGGGCCGGTCATGGGGTGGAGCCCGTCAGGAGGGGCTTCGTCTGGGACAGGGCCTGGTCCAGGGTGGTCAGGGTCGCGTACATCCCGGCGTCGGCCGGGTGGCCGCCGTAGGTGACGTCGTCGAAGGTGCGGGCCGCCGCGCGCAGGGCCGCGGCGTGGGACGGGAGGGTGGCGGCGGCTTCGGCCGCCGCCTCGTCCGCGGTGCGGCCGGGACGGGGGTCGAGGAGGGTGCGCTCCTCCAGGGAGCGGAAGACGGCGCGCATGCGCTCCTGGACCGCTTCGCTCCAGCGGCCCTCGCCGGCCAGGGACTCGGCGGCGGCGCGGTGGTCGGCCGCGCTGCGGACGCCCGCGTCGAAGAGGGTGCCCGCAGCGCGGGCGGCGGTGCGGCCGGGGGCGCCCAGGCGCCACCACAGGGCCGCGAGGACGAGGAGCGCGAACACCACGATGGCCACCAGGCCCAGGATCCCGCCCGGGGTCGCCCCGGAGGCGCGGTCGAAGAGGTCGCCCACCCACTCCCAGAAGCGGTCCAGCGCCCTCTGCAGCAGCCCCGGGTCGTTCTGGTGGTACACGGGCTTGGACAGCTCGTGGCGGGCCGCCTCGCGGGCGGCTTCGCGGCCGATGCCTGGTTGTGGTGTGGGTTGTGGTGCGAGCAGGCCCCCCGTGCTCCTCATTCCCGGGTCAGCCTCCGGTCGGCGGCGTGGTGGTGCCGTAGTTCTCGATGCCCGCCGCCCGGGCGAGTTCCAGGTCGAGGGCCTCGCGGCGGATGCGCTGGTCGACGTAGAGGAGCACCGTGACGCCGGACTGGATCGGCATGGTGATCGTCAGCGCGATGACCACGCCGACGGCCGACATGATCAGGTAGCCCCAGCTCGTGCCCCCGGTGCCCTCGGCCAGGCCTTCGAGGCCGCCGCCGAACAGCAGGCCGCCCGCGACGGTGAGGGGCAGGACGATGAGGCTCGACACGATGCCCGTGATGATGCTCGTCAGCAGGGTGATGCCGAAGATCCGCCACCAGGAGCCCTTGACCAGCTTCGAGGAGCGGGAGAGGGACTTGCGGACCGTGGCCTTCTCCAGCATGAGCGCGGGCGAGGCCAGGGAGAAGCGGATCCAGAGCCAGAGGATCAGGCCCAGGGCGACGAAGCCGCCGAAGAGGGCGAGGACGCCCTCGCCGGCCAGGGCGCCGGGCAGGATCAGCACGGCGACGACGAGGACCGCGCCGAGGCCCAGGAGAAGGGTCAGGCCGAAGAGCCGCAGGACCTGCGGGCGGGCTTCGCGCCAGGAGGCGGCGACCGTGGAGCTGTGGCCGAGCACCGCACGGCTGAAGATCATGGTCAGCATGGCGGTGACCACGATGGATCCGACGAGCTGGATGAACCCGTCGACCGCGGTCAGCCCCACCACGGCGCCGACGGATTCGAGCTGCTCGCCCATCGGGTCGGTGCTCGACTGGTCCATGACGAGCTCGCCGAACGCGTATTTCTGGGTGAGCACGCTGACCAGCTGGACCACGATGGCCACGACCAGGGTGATGGGCAGCACCGCGCGCCAGTGCTTGCGCATGGTGCTGACGGCCCCGTCGAGGATCTCGCCGATGCCGAGCGGGCGCAGCGGGATCACGCCGGGCTTCACCGCCTGGGTGTGGCCGCCCCAGCCGCCGGCCGGGGGCGGGTAGCCGCCGTACGAACCCCAGCCGGCGCCCGGCTGCGGGGCCGCGGGCGGCTGCTGCGGGGTTTGCGGGGTCTGGCCCGGGGTCGGGCTCGACCACTGGCCGGGGGGCGGCTGCTCGGCGGACCACTTGGAATCGCCTGAGCCGCCCGCGGGCGGCTGTGTGCCGTGGGAGCCCTCACCGTCGGACGGGGAGGATCCGGGCGTAGCCCAGCCCGGAGAGTCGTTCATCGTCGCTCCTTCACGTGCACGCGGGGTGCGGGCGCTTGGTCCGGCTGCCATCGTGCCATGTGACAACCTCGAACGGACCAGCCGTCCCCAACGGACCAGCCGCCTCCTGAGACGGGAACGTTCGCGCCTTCGTATGACGGCCGGATCCGGGGCACACTGGGCGCCCTGATCTCCACGCAGGTCCGAGGGGCGATTTCCAGCCCCTTTGGCTGTGGGACAGCTCACCGCCGGGTAACGATTAGCTAATGGGATGATGTCAACCATGAAGGGACGCGTCCTTGTCGTCGACGACGACACCGCGCTGGCCGAGATGCTCGGCATTGTGCTGCGTGGAGAAGGTTTTGAGCCGTCGTTCGTAGCGGACGGCGACAAGGCACTGGCTGCCTTCCGGGAGGCGAAGCCGGATCTCGTGCTGCTCGACCTCATGCTGCCCGGTAGGGACGGCATAGAGGTGTGCAGGCTGATCCGCGCCGAGTCGGGCGTACCGATCGTCATGCTCACCGCCAAGAGCGACACCGTGGACGTGGTCGTGGGCCTGGAGTCCGGGGCCGACGACTACATCGTCAAGCCGTTCAAGCCGAAGGAGCTGGTGGCCCGCATCCGGGCCCGCCTGCGCCGTTCGGAAGAGCCCGCGCCCGAGCAGCTGACCATCGGTGACCTGGTCATCGACGTGGCCGGGCACTCGGTCAAGCGGGAAGGCGCCTCGATCGCCCTGACCCCGCTGGAGTTCGACCTGCTGGTCGCGCTCGCCCGCAAGCCCTGGCAGGTCTTCACCCGCGAGGTGCTGCTGGAGCAGGTCTGGGGCTACCGCCACGCGGCCGACACCCGCCTGGTCAACGTGCACGTCCAGCGGCTGCGCTCCAAGGTCGAGAAGGACCCGGAGCGCCCCGAGATCGTCGTGACGGTGCGCGGGGTCGGCTACAAGGCCGGACCGAGCTGACATGACACCCGGCAAGCCCCGTGGCCGCTCCCGCTGGGGAGCGCTGCGGGGCGGCGGGCTGCTCCCCGAGGGAGCACCCGGCGGTCCCGTACTGCGGCTGTTCGTACGCCTCGTACGCCGGCCGCTGCTTCCGGCTGTCCGGCTGTGGCGGCGCAACATCCAGCTCCGGGTGGTCGCCGCGACCCTGCTGATCTCCCTCGCCGTGGTCCTCGCCCTCGGGTTCGTGGTCATCGCGCAGGTCAGCAAGGGCCTCCTCGACGCCAAGGAGGAGGCCGCGCAGAGCCAGGCCGCGGGCGGCTTCGCGGTCGCGCAGGAGAAGGCCAATACGCCCTATACGGCGGACGGGCCCGACGCCTCCGACAACAAGGTCGGCCGGGACGCCAGTACCTGGATGAACTCCCTGGTCAAACAGCTCGCCAGTGGCGGGCAGAGCGCCTTCGAGGTGGCGGCGCTGGGTGCCGGCACCGGAACCGGCGAGGAACAGCCGTCCGCCCGCGGAGCCCTCGGCGGCGTCCGCGGAGCCCGCGCCTCCGGCAACGTGGATCCCACGGCCAGCGTCCCGCTGGAGCTGCGCCGCAACGTCAACCACGCGACCGGCGCCTTCAAGACCTTCTCGCAGATCCGCTACACCGACGCCGGGGACAAACTGCCCGAGCCCGCGCTCGTCATCGGCAAGCGGCTCATCGACATCAACGGCGAACCGTACGACCTGTACTACCTCTTCCCGCTCACGCAGGAGGAGGAGTCCCTCAACCTGGTCAAGGCCACCATCGCCACCGCGGGGCTCTTCGTCGTGGTGCTCCTCGGCGGGATCGCCTGGCTCGTGGTGCGCCAGGTCGTCACCCCCGTCCGGATGGCCGCGGGGATCGCCGAGCGGCTCTCGGCGGGGCGGCTCCAGGAGCGGATGAAGGTCACCGGCGAGGACGACATCGCCCGTCTGGGCGAGGCCTTCAACAAGATGGCCCAGAACCTCCAGAACAAGATCCAGCAGCTGGAGGACCTCTCCCGGCTGCAGCGCCGCTTCGTCTCGGACGTCTCCCACGAGCTGCGCACCCCGCTCACGACCGTACGCATGGCGGCGGACGTCATCCACGACGCCCGCGCCGACTTCGACCCGATCACCGCGCGCTCCGCCGAGCTCCTCGCCGGACAGCTCGACCGCTTCGAGTCCCTGCTCGCCGACCTGCTGGAGATCAGCCGGTTCGACGCGGGAGCCGCCGCGCTGGAGGCCGAGCCGATCGACCTGCGGGACGTCGTGCACCGGGTCATCGACGCGGCCGAGCCGCTCGCCCAGCACAAGAACACCCGGATCCGCGTCCTCGGGGACACCCAGCCGGTGATAGCCGAGGCCGACGCCCGGCGCGTGGAGCGGGTCCTGCGCAACCTGGTCGTCAACGCCGTCGAGCACGGCGAGGGCCGCGACGTGGTGGTCCGGCTCGCCTCGGCGGGCGGGGCCGTCGCCGTGGCCGTACGGGACTACGGAGTCGGGCTCAAGCCCGGCGAGGCCACCCGCGTCTTCAACCGCTTCTGGCGGGCCGACCCGGCCCGGGCGCGCACGACCGGCGGTACCGGCCTCGGCCTGTCCATCGCCGTCGAGGACGCCCGCCTGCACGGAGGATGGCTCCAGGCGTGGGGCGAGCCCGGCGGCGGCTCGCAGTTCCGCCTGACGCTGCCGCGCACCGCCGACGAGCCGCTGCGCGGATCGCCGATCCCGCTGGAGCCCGAGGACTCCCGGGCCAACCGGGCCAGGGCCGCCGCGGAGGGTTCCGCGGCCGCCGGGCAGCGGGCGCAGCAGGCGCAGCAGGCCGGGCGCGGCGACCGGTCGCCGATGCCGCCGAGGTCCCCCGTCGCGGGTGCGGTGCCGGTACCGGCCGACCCGACGGCGCTGCCGGGCAACGGGGCGCGGGTCGTGACCCGGCCGGGGCCGGCGGAGCAGGGACACGGCGCCGGGGGCGGGGCGGCGGACGCGCGGTCCGGCGGGACGGCGGGAGCAACCGACCGAGAGGGTGGTAGCGGTGGAGCGGGCGGAGCGGGTCGAGCGGGTGGAGCGGGCGGGGCAGCCGGAGCGGGCGGATCGCATGGGCGCTGAGCCGGGCCGGCCGCGCCGGCGCACGCCGCGCACCCGCGGGGCTCTCGGGGCTCGCGGGGCTCTCAGGGCGTTCGCCTTCGGGGCGGCCGGGCTGCTGCTGGCCGGCTGCGCCTCCATGCCCGACCACGGCGAGGTCCGTCCCGTGGAGGCCTCCCAGGGCGTCGACTCCCAGGTCCGGGTCTTCGGCGTACCGCCGGCCGACCGGGCCAGCCCGCAGGAGATCGTCGACGGTTTCCTGGAGGCCATGACCAGCGACGATCCGCAGCTCCAGACCGCACGCAAGTACCTCACCGAGGAAGCGGCGAAGAACTGGAAGCCCGGTGCGGCGGTCACCGTGCTCTCCGCCGGCCTCGACCGGTTCTCCGTACAGGGCGAGAAGGACCCGGCCGCCCCCCGGTTCAAGGTCGCGGGCAAGATGCTGGCCACGGTGGACGAGCGCAGCGCGTACCAGCCGGAGACCGGCGGCCGGCGCTACGAGCAGTTCCTCCAGCTCGTGCAGAAGGACGACCAGTGGCGGATCGCGACCCCGCCCAGCAGCCTGGTCCTGAGCGAATCCGACTTCCAGCGCATCTACATGCCGGTCAACAAGTACTACTTCGCGGGCGCCACGCTCGTCGCCGACCCCGTCTACGTGCGTCAGCGCAGCGACCCCGACTCCCGGATGGACCCCACCACCCAGACCGTCACCTCGCTGCTGGCCGGCCCTTCCAAGTGGCTGGGACCGGTGGTCACTTCGAGCTTCCCGACCGGTACGGAACTGCGGGAAGGCACCAAGTCCCTTTCGATCGACGGTCAGAACACGCTGCGCGTGCCCCTGAACAAGAACGCGGACGACGTGGACGAGGCGCAGTGCCAGCGGATGGCGACCCAACTCCTCTACACGGTCAAGGACCTGACGGGTTCCAGGGTCGACCGGGTCGACGTCGTGCGCTCCGACGGCACCACGCGCTGCCAGGTGTCCGAGGCGGCCGCGGCCGTGCTCGCCAACCGGCCGCCCTCGCCCGGCCACCAGTACTACGTGGACGCCGAGAACCGGCTGCAGC harbors:
- a CDS encoding Uma2 family endonuclease — protein: MADLTPEQLRRMHDFAEQLSELAEHQEDQWKVQTTDGQISLTMMSPTAPHGLNVVRLRRQIEAQTPEVMALSDTNMGDPVTGLTKVPDLMVIAEEDTDDTARVVNSRDVLMVVEVVSRTNSLTDIRDKLHDYPKMGVPLYVVVDPRKDKKAATVHSDPSGGPDGIRYRKTVPYAFGDTVVAGRWTLDTSSLKSYPADW
- a CDS encoding DUF58 domain-containing protein, which codes for MAFTGRAALLAALGSIPVGFLGPSWTGMLAVNAPIALACAVDYALAAPVRSLQLARSGDTSVRLGESADVHLTITNPSPRTLRARIRDAWPPSSWVPGTEVAGSRHTLAVPPGERRRLTTRLRPTRRGDRQAARVTIRSYGPLGLLARQGHHTVPWTVRVLPPFASRKHLPSRLARLRELDGRTSVLTRGEGTEFDSLRDYVPGDDTRSIDWRATARQNKVAVRTWRPERDRHILICLDTGRTAAGRVGDAPRLDSAMDAALLLTALATRAGDRVDLLAHDRRPRAQVQARSAADTLPAFVNAMATLEPELVETDSRTLVSTILRSAPRRSLVVLLTSLDAAPVEEGLLPLLPRLTQRHTVLLASVSDPHVAEMTQSRGTVEAVYEAAAGTQSQSARRRTAEQLTRHGVHVVDATPDTLAPALADAYLALKAAGRL
- a CDS encoding AAA family ATPase; translation: MTATTDSARSALEALRTEIGKAVVGQDSAVTGLVVALLCRGHVLLEGVPGVAKTLLVRALAASLELDTKRVQFTPDLMPSDVTGSLVYDARTAEFSFQNGPVFTNLLLADEINRTPPKTQSSLLEAMEERQVTVDGTPRKLPEPFLVAATMNPVEYEGTYPLPEAQLDRFLLKLTVPLPSREDEIGVLTRHAAGFNPRDLHSAGIRPVAGPAELDAARKAVEATSVSPEIAAYVVDICRATRESPSLTLGVSPRGATALLATARAWAWLVGRDYVTPDDVKALALPTLRHRVQLRPEAEMEGVTADAVITAILTHVPVPR
- a CDS encoding DUF4350 domain-containing protein, encoding MTGPTPDPNAADPNAPGAPAPLTAGASPGPAHQGAGGPFAPPVHATAGGRPHPTGAASAPRLGGTHAAVSDGPSAEAAATGPDAPPAGASAAAASTRSGGPATPPRTAAAGTTPRDLWARSRGFLLALTVLLVGGLALAALNSGTRHGYLDPRSPDPYGSQAVAELLKARGVTTRVVTSAEAASDAAGPDTTLLVTDPDRLGEPQLRDIRSAIDLSGGRTVLLAPSALSLPALAPGTHTHDDGSPAPDTHLDPGSTCPLPAATAAGRAATGGGYRYTTATPGATGCYPRSGHPTLLVLPTGIRGGDTVLLGSEAVLLNKTLAKEGNASLALQLLGTRPNLVWYMPSPADSDPDSAAGTGEEQSFLDLIPAGWSWALLQLFLAAAVAALWRARRLGPLVTERLPVLVRASEATEGRARLYRKAGARDRAATVLRAAARERLAALVGVPATQAHDPASLVPAVAARLTAGPPQDPDGLLFGTAPTTDAALIALADHLDALEREVRTS
- a CDS encoding DUF4129 domain-containing protein, encoding MRSTGGLLAPQPTPQPGIGREAAREAARHELSKPVYHQNDPGLLQRALDRFWEWVGDLFDRASGATPGGILGLVAIVVFALLVLAALWWRLGAPGRTAARAAGTLFDAGVRSAADHRAAAESLAGEGRWSEAVQERMRAVFRSLEERTLLDPRPGRTADEAAAEAAATLPSHAAALRAAARTFDDVTYGGHPADAGMYATLTTLDQALSQTKPLLTGSTP
- a CDS encoding DUF7544 domain-containing protein, with translation MNDSPGWATPGSSPSDGEGSHGTQPPAGGSGDSKWSAEQPPPGQWSSPTPGQTPQTPQQPPAAPQPGAGWGSYGGYPPPAGGWGGHTQAVKPGVIPLRPLGIGEILDGAVSTMRKHWRAVLPITLVVAIVVQLVSVLTQKYAFGELVMDQSSTDPMGEQLESVGAVVGLTAVDGFIQLVGSIVVTAMLTMIFSRAVLGHSSTVAASWREARPQVLRLFGLTLLLGLGAVLVVAVLILPGALAGEGVLALFGGFVALGLILWLWIRFSLASPALMLEKATVRKSLSRSSKLVKGSWWRIFGITLLTSIITGIVSSLIVLPLTVAGGLLFGGGLEGLAEGTGGTSWGYLIMSAVGVVIALTITMPIQSGVTVLLYVDQRIRREALDLELARAAGIENYGTTTPPTGG
- the mtrA gene encoding two-component system response regulator MtrA → MMSTMKGRVLVVDDDTALAEMLGIVLRGEGFEPSFVADGDKALAAFREAKPDLVLLDLMLPGRDGIEVCRLIRAESGVPIVMLTAKSDTVDVVVGLESGADDYIVKPFKPKELVARIRARLRRSEEPAPEQLTIGDLVIDVAGHSVKREGASIALTPLEFDLLVALARKPWQVFTREVLLEQVWGYRHAADTRLVNVHVQRLRSKVEKDPERPEIVVTVRGVGYKAGPS
- the mtrB gene encoding MtrAB system histidine kinase MtrB; the protein is MTPGKPRGRSRWGALRGGGLLPEGAPGGPVLRLFVRLVRRPLLPAVRLWRRNIQLRVVAATLLISLAVVLALGFVVIAQVSKGLLDAKEEAAQSQAAGGFAVAQEKANTPYTADGPDASDNKVGRDASTWMNSLVKQLASGGQSAFEVAALGAGTGTGEEQPSARGALGGVRGARASGNVDPTASVPLELRRNVNHATGAFKTFSQIRYTDAGDKLPEPALVIGKRLIDINGEPYDLYYLFPLTQEEESLNLVKATIATAGLFVVVLLGGIAWLVVRQVVTPVRMAAGIAERLSAGRLQERMKVTGEDDIARLGEAFNKMAQNLQNKIQQLEDLSRLQRRFVSDVSHELRTPLTTVRMAADVIHDARADFDPITARSAELLAGQLDRFESLLADLLEISRFDAGAAALEAEPIDLRDVVHRVIDAAEPLAQHKNTRIRVLGDTQPVIAEADARRVERVLRNLVVNAVEHGEGRDVVVRLASAGGAVAVAVRDYGVGLKPGEATRVFNRFWRADPARARTTGGTGLGLSIAVEDARLHGGWLQAWGEPGGGSQFRLTLPRTADEPLRGSPIPLEPEDSRANRARAAAEGSAAAGQRAQQAQQAGRGDRSPMPPRSPVAGAVPVPADPTALPGNGARVVTRPGPAEQGHGAGGGAADARSGGTAGATDREGGSGGAGGAGRAGGAGGAAGAGGSHGR
- a CDS encoding LpqB family beta-propeller domain-containing protein codes for the protein MGAEPGRPRRRTPRTRGALGARGALRAFAFGAAGLLLAGCASMPDHGEVRPVEASQGVDSQVRVFGVPPADRASPQEIVDGFLEAMTSDDPQLQTARKYLTEEAAKNWKPGAAVTVLSAGLDRFSVQGEKDPAAPRFKVAGKMLATVDERSAYQPETGGRRYEQFLQLVQKDDQWRIATPPSSLVLSESDFQRIYMPVNKYYFAGATLVADPVYVRQRSDPDSRMDPTTQTVTSLLAGPSKWLGPVVTSSFPTGTELREGTKSLSIDGQNTLRVPLNKNADDVDEAQCQRMATQLLYTVKDLTGSRVDRVDVVRSDGTTRCQVSEAAAAVLANRPPSPGHQYYVDAENRLQRLNLDPNREDQQDPPTPAPGPLSTNPAFKVGSAAVSYDEKRAAVVSADGHGLYVVNLTTAGAMPPSLLTGKGAKPNGLATPTWDAAGDLWVADPDPQDAALYRLPGGTGTPERVEVSGLAGGRITGLKASPDGVRIALLVQRESRKYLYIGRIERPDAKGDVSAVSVRELRPAAPQLADVVAMSWAPRGRLLVVGRESGMVVQARYMLADGSMVGAGLPGANGLVAVAASEDEKKPVVAESLEDGIVWLPPGAQWRTVVAGGQAPVYPG